A section of the Chryseobacterium scophthalmum genome encodes:
- a CDS encoding vWA domain-containing protein — protein MNRRLLAYFLLDTSGSMNGEPIQALNNGFNGLISALRSDPQAMDTLYLSVTTFDREVKNIIPMVDLASFHPMEITCPDSGPTHTGAALELVSALLQVDLIKGSTEVKGDWKPLLFIFTDGKPSDIQKYRQMIPVIKNMDFGVIVGCAAGPKADESFLKELTDNVVKLDTTDAATLSSFFKWVSSSITMGGKSQGTGESISLPPPPSELNIII, from the coding sequence ATGAACAGAAGATTATTAGCGTATTTTCTGCTGGATACTTCCGGCTCGATGAATGGTGAACCCATTCAGGCGCTGAACAATGGTTTCAACGGATTAATAAGTGCGCTTCGTTCAGACCCGCAAGCGATGGATACATTGTATTTAAGTGTCACAACTTTCGATCGTGAAGTAAAAAATATTATTCCGATGGTTGATCTGGCAAGTTTTCATCCGATGGAAATTACCTGTCCCGATAGTGGTCCTACTCATACAGGAGCTGCTTTGGAACTGGTTTCTGCATTGCTTCAGGTGGATTTAATAAAAGGTTCAACAGAAGTAAAAGGCGACTGGAAACCGCTTCTTTTTATTTTTACCGACGGAAAACCTTCAGATATTCAAAAATACAGACAGATGATTCCTGTAATTAAAAATATGGATTTTGGGGTGATTGTTGGATGTGCTGCAGGACCAAAAGCTGATGAAAGTTTCCTGAAAGAATTGACCGATAATGTCGTAAAACTCGATACAACCGATGCTGCAACCTTATCTTCATTTTTCAAATGGGTAAGTTCATCCATCACAATGGGTGGGAAATCTCAGGGAACAGGTGAAAGCATCAGTCTTCCGCCACCACCATCAGAACTGAATATTATTATTTAA
- a CDS encoding TerD family protein, whose protein sequence is MAINLQKGQTIDLRKNDRGESVYDLSQVTIGLGWDVRKQGGFFGKMFSKEAEYDLDAVAFLLDGNGKVANLGRTVQTNDGRQMGLYQGDVIYFNSMQHPSGHIWLTGDNRTGAGDGDDEQIIVKLEQLDERYQKIIFVVTIYMGRKNNQHFGMIDNAFIRAVDARGKEITKYSLSGDASMNGMCSMVFAEAYRHNGDWKFRALGEPNHTDSFVDILKNYSY, encoded by the coding sequence ATGGCAATTAATTTACAGAAAGGTCAAACTATTGATTTAAGAAAAAACGACCGTGGAGAAAGTGTTTATGATCTGTCTCAGGTAACCATCGGTTTAGGATGGGATGTTCGTAAACAGGGAGGTTTTTTCGGGAAAATGTTCAGCAAAGAAGCGGAGTATGATTTAGATGCAGTTGCATTTCTTCTTGATGGAAACGGAAAAGTTGCCAACTTAGGAAGAACCGTTCAGACCAATGACGGAAGACAAATGGGGCTTTATCAGGGAGACGTTATTTACTTCAACTCAATGCAGCATCCAAGCGGACATATTTGGTTAACAGGAGATAACAGAACTGGAGCCGGAGATGGTGATGATGAGCAAATCATTGTAAAATTAGAACAGCTTGACGAGCGTTATCAGAAAATTATTTTTGTGGTAACGATTTACATGGGTAGAAAAAATAATCAGCATTTCGGGATGATTGATAATGCATTTATCCGTGCGGTTGATGCAAGAGGAAAAGAAATTACAAAATACAGTCTTTCTGGCGATGCAAGTATGAACGGAATGTGTTCTATGGTTTTTGCAGAAGCTTACAGACATAATGGTGACTGGAAATTCCGTGCTTTAGGAGAGCCCAATCATACCGATAGTTTTGTAGATATTCTTAAAAATTATTCTTACTAA
- a CDS encoding PP2C family serine/threonine-protein phosphatase has protein sequence MENTIRQILKNHDIHDRKILDKVVSKLLTQTEIQTHVQLIIEAQNKIMQEAMIYKEREEFADAFFPITNAHSKKKYEFIFPMEQFPNIRIKDISGLELAGLSFEENKIKGIPFESDTYDLKIEFFHIQDEQNFEFKKAQLFVNADPKDLWKNIPSDKEAPFHKADEARFKGNFSDKKIVVASQRGRSHAHEGKFRDDDFAVNDLPNSWNIISVSDGAGSAQLARYGSELATQSINDYFKNTEVLTKLDIHLNEIFNLKNDGSEAKQNIIKILYEGVSDTFKTLKDKAEEHFVTLKDLHSTLIFALVKKFDFGYIILSFGVGDCPINLINEDVSDVKLLNTMDVGEFGGGTRFITMNEIFDDTISSRFKITHTKDFSKLVLMTDGIYDPKFITENKLEDIESWKTFFTDLDGKNDDEAKVDFQNDENIDEQLLSWMDFWSKGNHDDRTLAIIY, from the coding sequence ATGGAAAATACAATCAGGCAGATTTTGAAAAATCACGATATCCATGACCGTAAAATATTGGATAAAGTAGTTTCAAAGCTGTTGACTCAAACGGAAATTCAAACTCATGTACAGCTGATTATAGAAGCTCAGAATAAAATTATGCAGGAAGCAATGATTTATAAAGAAAGAGAAGAATTTGCCGACGCATTTTTTCCGATTACCAATGCGCATTCCAAGAAGAAATATGAATTTATTTTTCCGATGGAGCAATTTCCGAATATCAGAATTAAAGATATTTCCGGTTTGGAATTGGCGGGTTTAAGCTTTGAAGAAAACAAGATTAAAGGAATACCTTTCGAAAGCGATACTTACGATTTAAAGATCGAATTTTTTCATATTCAAGACGAGCAAAACTTTGAATTTAAAAAAGCGCAGCTTTTCGTGAATGCAGATCCAAAAGATTTGTGGAAAAATATTCCGTCGGATAAAGAAGCCCCTTTTCACAAAGCAGATGAAGCAAGATTTAAAGGCAATTTTTCAGATAAAAAAATTGTGGTGGCTTCACAAAGAGGTCGCTCTCATGCGCATGAAGGAAAATTCAGAGATGATGATTTTGCGGTAAATGATTTACCTAATTCCTGGAATATTATTTCGGTTTCCGATGGAGCAGGTTCAGCACAATTGGCGAGATATGGCTCTGAATTGGCAACGCAATCAATCAACGATTATTTTAAAAATACAGAAGTTTTAACCAAGCTAGATATTCATCTCAATGAAATTTTTAATCTTAAAAATGATGGTTCAGAAGCGAAACAAAACATTATAAAAATTCTTTACGAAGGAGTTTCTGATACTTTTAAAACTTTAAAAGATAAAGCAGAAGAACATTTTGTCACGTTGAAAGATTTACATTCCACTTTAATTTTTGCTTTGGTTAAAAAGTTTGATTTTGGATATATTATTTTAAGTTTTGGAGTGGGTGATTGTCCAATTAATTTGATTAATGAAGATGTTTCTGATGTTAAATTGCTGAACACAATGGACGTTGGCGAATTTGGAGGTGGAACCCGTTTTATTACAATGAATGAAATTTTTGATGATACTATTTCTTCACGTTTCAAAATTACTCATACCAAAGATTTTTCTAAATTGGTTTTAATGACTGACGGAATTTACGATCCGAAATTTATCACCGAAAATAAACTGGAAGACATCGAAAGCTGGAAAACTTTTTTCACAGATTTAGATGGTAAAAATGATGATGAAGCGAAAGTAGATTTTCAAAACGATGAAAACATTGATGAACAATTACTTTCATGGATGGATTTCTGGAGCAAAGGAAATCATGATGATAGAACTTTGGCGATTATTTATTAA
- the pdxH gene encoding pyridoxamine 5'-phosphate oxidase, which translates to MENLHDKRKIYEKSQLIETEIKENPIEQFRDWFLDASENPSISEANAMAVSTLEEDGCPRTRMVLLKEYTYEGFIFYTNYDSRKGKAIEKTHKACLHFFWPGLERQIIIKANLEKIAENLSDGYFHSRPKGSQLGAAVSPQSQEIPNRMFLEEKLKVLEQEYENKEVPRPENWGGYIAKPYEIEFWQGRPNRLHDRIIYTLEDLDWKISRLAP; encoded by the coding sequence ATGGAAAACCTCCACGATAAAAGAAAAATCTACGAAAAATCTCAACTTATTGAAACTGAGATTAAAGAGAATCCTATTGAGCAATTCAGAGATTGGTTCTTAGATGCTTCTGAAAATCCTTCCATTTCTGAGGCTAATGCAATGGCTGTTTCTACGTTGGAAGAAGATGGTTGTCCGCGCACGAGAATGGTTTTACTGAAAGAATATACTTACGAAGGTTTTATTTTTTATACCAACTACGACAGCAGAAAAGGAAAAGCTATCGAAAAAACACATAAAGCCTGTCTTCACTTCTTTTGGCCGGGTTTAGAAAGACAGATAATCATCAAAGCAAATCTTGAAAAAATTGCCGAAAACTTAAGTGATGGTTATTTTCATTCAAGACCGAAAGGAAGTCAGCTCGGTGCAGCAGTTTCACCTCAAAGTCAGGAAATTCCCAATAGAATGTTTTTAGAAGAAAAATTAAAAGTCTTAGAGCAGGAATATGAAAATAAAGAAGTTCCCAGACCAGAAAACTGGGGCGGTTATATCGCAAAACCTTACGAAATAGAATTTTGGCAGGGAAGACCCAATAGATTGCATGATAGAATTATCTATACATTAGAAGATCTTGATTGGAAGATTTCTAGATTGGCGCCTTAG
- the panD gene encoding aspartate 1-decarboxylase codes for MLIEVFKSKIHRVRVTASDLNYIGSITIDEDLIEAAGLVVGERVYIVNVNNGERFDTYVIKGKRKSGEVCLNGPAARKVQRDDIIIIIAYAQMTPEEAQEFQPKIVFPDEKTNLLT; via the coding sequence ATGTTAATAGAAGTATTCAAATCTAAAATTCACAGGGTAAGAGTTACGGCTTCAGACCTTAATTATATTGGAAGTATTACCATTGACGAAGATCTTATCGAAGCTGCTGGTTTGGTAGTGGGAGAAAGAGTTTATATCGTCAATGTCAACAACGGAGAACGTTTTGATACGTACGTAATCAAAGGAAAAAGAAAATCTGGCGAAGTATGTCTGAACGGTCCTGCTGCAAGAAAAGTACAGCGTGATGACATCATCATCATCATTGCTTATGCACAGATGACACCAGAAGAAGCTCAGGAGTTTCAACCGAAAATCGTTTTCCCGGACGAAAAAACCAATCTTCTTACCTAA
- a CDS encoding N-acetylmuramoyl-L-alanine amidase family protein, with product MKALKLLVVSFASAAMLSFSIETKKIIVIDAGHGGNDLGANINGVSEKDMVLSIAQQIKKASDKDGKYEVILTRSDDTYATLAERTEQINKLNPEMVISLHINRTPEVNTNKSGHEIFIQNTQESKNLAEKLSKKLGECSIKEQNLHILRNSKSPAVLVELGYINNTKEREYMNSSDGQREIAQKFADFINEK from the coding sequence ATGAAAGCATTAAAATTACTGGTTGTATCATTCGCATCTGCCGCAATGCTTTCTTTCTCAATCGAAACCAAAAAGATTATTGTAATTGATGCAGGACATGGCGGAAATGATTTAGGAGCCAACATCAATGGTGTGTCAGAAAAAGATATGGTTTTGAGTATCGCTCAACAAATTAAAAAAGCAAGCGATAAAGACGGAAAATACGAAGTTATCTTAACAAGAAGTGATGATACTTATGCAACTCTTGCAGAACGTACCGAACAAATCAATAAACTGAATCCCGAAATGGTTATTTCGCTTCATATCAACAGAACTCCTGAAGTAAACACCAATAAAAGCGGTCACGAAATTTTTATTCAGAATACTCAAGAATCTAAAAATTTAGCTGAAAAATTATCGAAAAAATTAGGAGAATGCAGCATTAAAGAACAAAATCTGCATATCCTGAGAAATTCAAAATCACCTGCAGTTTTGGTAGAATTAGGCTATATCAACAATACTAAAGAAAGAGAATACATGAACAGCAGCGACGGGCAAAGAGAAATTGCTCAGAAATTTGCTGATTTCATCAACGAAAAATAA
- a CDS encoding START-like domain-containing protein, whose product MAKHKVHYEFPMHCLSEILYEYLATAEGLSEWFADEVVEKGDDFFFSWGGGPAEKATLIRYKPEGFVRYRWEEDEGTKNFFEMTITIDDITEDLALNITDFCEEGDEEENAMYWENLIENLRIKLGAA is encoded by the coding sequence ATGGCGAAACATAAAGTCCATTACGAATTCCCAATGCACTGTCTTTCAGAGATTTTGTACGAATATTTGGCAACTGCTGAGGGATTGTCTGAATGGTTTGCGGATGAGGTAGTAGAGAAAGGTGATGATTTCTTTTTCAGTTGGGGTGGAGGTCCTGCTGAAAAGGCGACTTTAATCAGATATAAGCCTGAAGGTTTCGTACGTTACAGATGGGAAGAAGACGAAGGGACGAAAAATTTCTTCGAAATGACCATCACAATTGATGATATTACAGAAGATCTAGCTTTAAATATTACAGATTTTTGTGAAGAAGGTGATGAAGAGGAAAATGCAATGTACTGGGAAAATCTTATCGAAAACCTTAGAATAAAATTAGGTGCTGCTTAA
- a CDS encoding TerD family protein: MAINLQKGQKIELGLTKMTIGLGWDPNEGTGHAFDLDASAIMIDSDRKLVGDEYFVFYNNLNSPDGALQHTGDDPDGKSSDGDDDEAIVIDLEKVDPRVEEILFVVTIEDFERRKQNFGMVRNSYIRVVDNNNHQEIAKYELDEDFSIETGVEFGRLYKRNGSWKFEASGIGYRADLGFFLEKYYKGQIIK; the protein is encoded by the coding sequence ATGGCAATTAATTTACAGAAAGGTCAAAAAATAGAATTAGGACTTACAAAAATGACAATCGGATTGGGATGGGATCCAAATGAAGGTACCGGTCATGCATTCGATTTAGATGCTTCAGCAATTATGATTGATTCAGACAGAAAACTTGTTGGTGACGAGTATTTTGTTTTTTATAATAACCTAAATTCTCCAGACGGAGCTTTACAACATACAGGAGATGATCCCGATGGAAAAAGCAGCGATGGAGACGATGATGAAGCAATTGTTATCGATCTTGAAAAAGTAGATCCAAGAGTAGAAGAAATTCTGTTTGTGGTGACAATTGAAGACTTTGAAAGAAGAAAGCAAAACTTTGGAATGGTAAGAAATTCTTACATCAGAGTTGTGGATAATAACAATCATCAGGAAATTGCAAAATACGAACTGGATGAAGATTTTTCTATTGAAACAGGTGTAGAATTCGGACGTCTTTACAAAAGAAACGGAAGCTGGAAATTTGAAGCTTCAGGTATCGGTTACAGAGCAGATCTTGGTTTCTTTTTAGAGAAATATTATAAAGGTCAAATCATCAAATAA
- a CDS encoding TerY-C metal binding domain-containing protein: MMRRLPIYFLVDISESMIGEPIDQVQEGISTIVRELKKDPYSLETVWISVVGFAGEAEVITPLQDIISFYPPKIPVGSGTSLAKGLFKIMDCIDKDIVKTTYDRKGDWKPLVFLFTDGVPTDDAQIAIEKWNKNYHGKSNTIAISIGDNTNHKLLGSLSDNVLLFNNNSENSYKEFFKWVTDSIKTTSQSVTEANKEGINLSKIDHSILEKVDPEAQQRFPDNNFVVLNGKCSDSKKSYLIKYKKSFTDSGIAGMQTRYYRLEGTYRIDDASYYRLSSAQKSSQKISVEELHGAPSCPHCANPIALATCSCGGIHCLKGEGYNECPWCGTGDYYGFSNEGFDINRTLG, from the coding sequence ATGATGAGAAGACTTCCCATTTATTTTTTGGTAGATATTTCCGAATCGATGATAGGTGAACCGATTGATCAGGTTCAGGAAGGTATTTCAACCATTGTAAGAGAACTGAAAAAAGATCCGTATTCCTTAGAAACAGTCTGGATTTCCGTTGTTGGTTTTGCAGGTGAAGCAGAAGTGATTACACCGTTGCAGGATATTATTTCATTCTATCCTCCGAAAATCCCTGTAGGAAGTGGAACTTCTTTGGCAAAAGGTCTTTTTAAAATAATGGACTGTATCGACAAAGATATTGTAAAAACCACTTACGATAGAAAAGGCGACTGGAAACCTCTTGTTTTTCTTTTTACAGACGGAGTTCCTACTGATGACGCTCAAATCGCTATCGAAAAATGGAATAAAAACTATCACGGAAAATCAAACACGATTGCAATATCCATCGGTGACAATACCAATCATAAATTATTGGGCTCCCTTTCAGACAATGTTTTATTGTTTAATAACAATTCTGAAAATTCTTATAAAGAATTTTTCAAATGGGTGACAGATTCTATTAAAACGACAAGCCAGAGTGTGACGGAAGCGAATAAAGAAGGAATTAATTTATCTAAAATCGATCACAGTATTTTAGAAAAAGTTGATCCCGAAGCTCAACAAAGATTTCCCGATAATAATTTTGTAGTGCTGAATGGAAAATGTTCAGACTCAAAAAAATCATATTTAATTAAATATAAAAAATCGTTTACAGACTCCGGTATTGCAGGAATGCAAACCCGATATTACCGATTAGAAGGAACTTACAGAATAGATGACGCTTCGTATTACAGACTTTCTTCGGCGCAGAAAAGCAGTCAGAAAATTTCTGTGGAAGAACTTCATGGTGCTCCTTCTTGTCCGCATTGTGCCAATCCGATTGCTTTAGCAACCTGTTCGTGTGGTGGAATTCACTGTTTAAAAGGCGAAGGCTACAATGAATGTCCTTGGTGTGGAACCGGAGATTATTACGGATTCAGCAATGAAGGTTTTGACATCAACCGAACTTTAGGCTAA
- a CDS encoding aminotransferase class IV, which yields MKNTYFTSEELELKNRAFLLGDAVKVSFFIRNSKLIMDEECYFFLMASMRKMRMNIPLTYTLEFFQNLFNTKVIEGEGVQNGIINFLVFRNSDGVILSKSTVSYYFEVDEMDDVLSIHQRPLELDLIKEINVNNNLLSNIRVHCPENIYGGIYAQENDLDDVILLNPNKRIARSTTGNLLFLEGNVIKIPKQSEGAYISPLLENFVTFLHKNNLADTQEHEIIAFESQKAEEILLISDEKGIFSVKKIRNKTFESTRFIELVESWRNSF from the coding sequence TTGAAAAATACCTATTTTACATCTGAAGAACTTGAATTGAAAAACCGTGCGTTTCTTTTGGGAGATGCTGTGAAAGTTTCTTTTTTTATTAGAAATTCAAAATTAATCATGGATGAAGAATGCTATTTCTTTTTAATGGCTTCCATGAGAAAAATGAGAATGAATATTCCTCTTACTTATACGCTGGAGTTTTTTCAGAATCTTTTTAATACGAAAGTGATCGAAGGAGAGGGTGTTCAAAACGGAATTATTAATTTCTTGGTATTCAGAAATTCAGACGGAGTTATTTTATCTAAATCGACGGTTTCTTATTATTTTGAAGTAGATGAAATGGATGATGTGCTTTCTATTCATCAAAGACCTTTAGAATTAGATTTAATTAAAGAAATTAATGTAAATAATAACCTTTTGAGTAACATCAGAGTTCATTGCCCTGAAAACATTTATGGAGGAATTTACGCCCAGGAAAATGATTTGGATGATGTGATCTTATTAAATCCAAACAAGCGTATTGCCCGTTCTACAACTGGAAATCTTCTTTTCTTGGAAGGGAATGTTATCAAGATACCAAAACAGTCAGAAGGAGCTTATATTTCGCCTTTATTGGAGAACTTTGTAACCTTTTTGCATAAAAATAATCTTGCAGATACGCAGGAACATGAAATTATTGCTTTTGAATCTCAGAAAGCGGAAGAAATTCTATTAATTTCAGATGAGAAAGGAATCTTTTCTGTAAAGAAAATTAGAAATAAAACTTTTGAAAGCACTCGTTTTATCGAATTAGTTGAAAGCTGGAGAAATAGTTTCTAA
- a CDS encoding lysylphosphatidylglycerol synthase transmembrane domain-containing protein, with the protein MEKKSNKTLKSFLTIVISLAFAGFFLWLALRGLDFKVIQKSLAKANYLWVGFAAVFALLAYWFRAIRWNLLLEPMGHKISSSNALWSLSFGYLMNLTIPRSGEVARATALYGVEKVPVDKSFGTIILERVVDLICMFGFLLLTAIFKFKAIVSFYDFVMEQKDKKEVFVPNFFERMMMKLGVEDFDSFYFYLKIAILVLILTALIIFYKYKKEALINFGKGILQGLTSIFKLKEKGKFIIYTLGIWVSYYFAAYLVCFALPETSDFTFADGFFIIVVGTLGMIIPASGGIGAFNLAMKYGFMALFLAMGKSAEFGGEMGLTYSFISLPLQIVVMLVMGLISIPMLAKARNNIIEE; encoded by the coding sequence ATGGAGAAAAAATCTAATAAAACTTTAAAATCTTTTTTAACCATAGTAATTTCGCTTGCTTTTGCAGGCTTTTTTTTGTGGTTAGCGTTGAGAGGATTAGATTTTAAAGTCATTCAGAAATCTTTAGCGAAAGCTAATTACCTTTGGGTCGGTTTTGCTGCTGTATTTGCACTTTTAGCTTATTGGTTCAGAGCAATTCGATGGAATTTATTGTTGGAACCGATGGGACATAAAATCTCAAGCTCAAACGCGCTATGGTCTCTGTCTTTTGGTTATTTGATGAATTTGACCATTCCAAGAAGTGGCGAAGTAGCAAGAGCAACTGCTCTATATGGTGTTGAAAAAGTTCCTGTTGATAAATCTTTTGGAACTATTATTCTGGAAAGAGTAGTGGATTTGATTTGTATGTTTGGATTCTTGCTTTTAACTGCGATTTTTAAATTTAAAGCAATTGTATCTTTCTACGATTTTGTAATGGAACAGAAAGATAAAAAAGAAGTTTTTGTACCTAATTTTTTCGAAAGAATGATGATGAAATTAGGTGTTGAAGATTTTGATTCTTTTTATTTCTATTTGAAAATAGCTATTTTAGTTTTGATTCTAACAGCACTTATTATTTTTTATAAATATAAAAAAGAGGCTCTAATCAATTTTGGAAAAGGAATTTTACAAGGTCTTACCTCGATTTTCAAACTGAAAGAAAAAGGAAAGTTCATTATATATACATTAGGAATTTGGGTTTCTTATTACTTTGCAGCGTATTTGGTATGTTTTGCATTACCCGAAACTTCAGATTTTACTTTTGCTGACGGGTTTTTCATCATTGTTGTAGGAACTTTGGGAATGATAATTCCTGCAAGTGGCGGAATTGGAGCTTTTAATTTGGCTATGAAGTACGGTTTTATGGCATTATTCCTAGCGATGGGCAAAAGTGCTGAATTTGGTGGCGAAATGGGATTAACGTATTCATTTATCTCACTTCCATTACAAATTGTCGTGATGTTGGTAATGGGATTAATTTCTATTCCGATGTTGGCAAAAGCACGTAATAATATAATAGAAGAATAA
- a CDS encoding YqgE/AlgH family protein, with amino-acid sequence MNYSYKGKILISTPDISGDIFSRSVVLIIDHSESGAFGLILNKKNSKMSNRFKNFFDFEIEVYDGGPVENDKVFFIIKGKKVTENFTEINDEYYLTEDIELIINAVLQNEISIQDVKIFSGYSGWSPSQLENEVLQKVWTVVDVYNLDYTLPNDHTLWKSIMQNLGGEYLLWANAPEDISLN; translated from the coding sequence ATGAATTACTCATACAAAGGTAAAATATTAATTTCCACACCCGATATTTCCGGCGATATTTTTTCAAGATCGGTCGTGCTGATTATAGATCATTCCGAAAGTGGAGCATTCGGTTTGATACTGAATAAGAAAAACAGCAAAATGAGTAATCGTTTCAAAAACTTCTTTGATTTTGAAATTGAAGTTTACGACGGCGGTCCGGTAGAAAATGATAAAGTCTTTTTTATCATTAAAGGAAAAAAAGTAACTGAGAATTTTACCGAAATTAATGATGAATATTATCTTACAGAAGATATTGAACTTATCATCAATGCTGTTTTGCAGAATGAAATCAGTATTCAGGATGTAAAAATATTTTCAGGATATTCGGGATGGTCTCCATCGCAGCTGGAAAATGAAGTTCTACAGAAAGTCTGGACCGTTGTAGATGTTTATAATCTGGATTATACTCTTCCCAATGATCATACTTTGTGGAAATCTATTATGCAGAATCTTGGTGGTGAATATCTTTTATGGGCAAATGCACCGGAAGATATTTCGTTAAACTAG
- a CDS encoding HU family DNA-binding protein: MNKSELIDAIAKDAGITKVAAKAALESFISNVTTTLKTKEGKVSLVGFGTFSVSERAARQGINPATKKPINIEAKTVAKFKAGADLSAAVATANVPAGKKKK, from the coding sequence ATGAACAAGTCTGAATTAATCGACGCAATCGCAAAAGACGCAGGTATCACTAAAGTTGCTGCAAAAGCTGCATTAGAATCATTTATTTCTAATGTAACTACTACACTAAAGACAAAAGAAGGAAAAGTTTCTTTAGTAGGTTTCGGTACTTTCTCAGTATCTGAAAGAGCAGCAAGACAAGGTATCAACCCTGCAACTAAAAAACCTATTAACATCGAAGCAAAAACAGTTGCTAAATTTAAGGCTGGTGCAGATTTATCTGCTGCTGTTGCTACAGCAAATGTTCCTGCTGGTAAAAAGAAAAAATAA